One genomic segment of Candidatus Marsarchaeota archaeon includes these proteins:
- the tadA gene encoding Flp pilus assembly complex ATPase component TadA gives MDEKLYKVEDALLDGLAGKFVNITSQEKRNSLITSMAKGISPDITRDEIDVIIQDLNDLRPVAELVTDEHIEDIMINNTKSMFVYDTTEGQKKLGSGFGNKDDLDRFVKKLKLYATNEAANGNIMDVHLPSGSRANIVSSPLGYDITIRNFKKNPLSIIDLINYGTMDYSIAARLWLYMDGFRVRPANLLIGGMPASGKTTLLNALFSFLRPEQRIVTIEETYELDTSTMENCVNLETSEDLPMEELVKNALRMRPDMIIIGEVRGSEANDMITAMNIGKIAMGTIHAASSRDIINRLQHSPMNVPKDIISVIDALIVTSIVYEKGVPHRKIVQISELAGMETQILLSDLYKFDYKTHKSAPILPSVAYRDALSGVIGVPPADLLAEENVRATLLAQMNKMGKRDIRSISEAVRDYYNDPDATLKALGLGQLHPIIRV, from the coding sequence ATGGACGAGAAGCTTTACAAGGTCGAGGATGCGCTGCTCGATGGCCTTGCCGGGAAGTTTGTTAACATCACGAGCCAGGAGAAGCGCAACAGCCTAATCACGAGCATGGCTAAGGGCATATCGCCGGACATAACCCGCGATGAGATAGACGTCATAATACAGGACCTCAACGACCTGAGGCCCGTTGCTGAGCTGGTAACGGACGAACACATAGAGGACATAATGATCAACAACACCAAAAGCATGTTTGTGTATGACACCACCGAGGGGCAGAAGAAGCTTGGGTCTGGTTTTGGGAACAAGGACGACTTGGACAGGTTCGTAAAGAAGCTGAAACTCTATGCGACCAACGAGGCAGCGAACGGCAACATAATGGACGTGCATCTGCCGAGCGGGAGCAGGGCGAACATAGTCTCGTCGCCCCTTGGCTACGACATAACGATAAGGAACTTCAAGAAGAATCCGCTGAGCATAATAGACCTGATAAACTACGGCACTATGGATTACAGCATAGCTGCCAGGCTCTGGCTTTACATGGACGGCTTCAGGGTGAGGCCTGCCAACCTGCTCATAGGGGGAATGCCGGCATCGGGCAAGACCACGCTGCTCAATGCACTGTTCTCGTTCCTGAGGCCCGAGCAGAGGATTGTCACGATAGAAGAAACATACGAGCTTGACACCAGCACTATGGAGAACTGCGTCAATCTAGAGACCAGCGAGGATCTGCCAATGGAGGAGCTGGTCAAGAACGCGCTCCGGATGCGCCCGGACATGATAATAATAGGCGAGGTGCGCGGCAGCGAGGCCAACGACATGATAACTGCAATGAACATAGGAAAGATAGCCATGGGCACGATCCATGCGGCGTCGTCGCGCGACATAATAAACAGGCTGCAGCATTCGCCAATGAACGTGCCCAAGGACATAATATCCGTCATAGACGCGCTCATCGTCACTTCGATAGTGTACGAGAAGGGCGTGCCGCACAGGAAGATAGTGCAGATATCGGAGCTGGCAGGCATGGAGACCCAGATCCTGCTCTCGGACCTGTATAAATTCGATTACAAGACGCACAAATCTGCGCCGATACTGCCCAGCGTGGCGTACAGGGACGCGCTCTCCGGAGTGATAGGCGTGCCGCCTGCCGACCTGCTGGCGGAGGAGAACGTCAGGGCTACGCTGCTCGCACAGATGAACAAAATGGGCAAGCGCGACATAAGGAGCATAAGCGAGGCGGTGCGCGACTACTACAATGATCCTGATGCCACGCTGAAGGCTCTCGGCCTTGGGCAGTTGCATCCTATAATAAGAGTCTAG
- the truD gene encoding tRNA pseudouridine(13) synthase TruD, whose protein sequence is MEHLYKGARPSGELKSVPEDFIVEEITKTATVLEAGQTYTAQMLGMDEAGEEAKFSAFVMQKRSWNTSQALAAIAKRAGRGIRSMGFAGTKDRNAVSVQLCSIFGAKPDALMRVHVKDISINGAWRSYNAVEMGGLAGNRFTVTIRKLDGQGLLDNALAALDGRFPNYFGQQRFGTRGSNADIGMLILHGDFEGAARAFLTSTTNENNVDAVAARKKLAEEWDFGNALQYFPSYLKYERTVIEYLHRFPGNYANALRRLPRSILLMFVHAVEAQVFNSVLEERIRAGLVSPINGDTVCPADALGFPDYSKAHAFNANESGMFIVGSVVGYDSETSAAEASELERLGITKDMFKVNGMPELNAKGSSRVLFAPYTGMERSFGENKARLRFSLPAGSYATALLDELIDSKLGRSEADA, encoded by the coding sequence ATGGAGCATCTGTACAAGGGCGCGCGCCCGTCGGGCGAGCTGAAGTCGGTGCCAGAGGACTTCATAGTAGAGGAGATCACCAAGACGGCCACGGTGCTCGAAGCCGGGCAGACCTACACGGCGCAGATGCTTGGCATGGACGAAGCAGGCGAAGAAGCCAAGTTCTCCGCATTCGTCATGCAGAAACGTTCGTGGAACACTTCGCAGGCCCTCGCCGCCATCGCAAAGAGGGCAGGCAGGGGCATAAGGTCCATGGGCTTCGCCGGAACGAAGGACAGGAACGCGGTGAGCGTCCAGCTATGCAGCATTTTCGGCGCCAAGCCGGACGCGCTGATGCGCGTTCACGTAAAGGACATATCGATAAACGGGGCGTGGAGGTCGTATAATGCAGTGGAGATGGGGGGGCTGGCCGGCAACAGGTTTACGGTTACGATAAGGAAGCTCGATGGCCAAGGCCTTCTCGACAACGCGCTTGCCGCACTTGACGGAAGGTTTCCCAACTACTTCGGTCAGCAGCGCTTCGGTACGCGAGGCAGCAATGCAGACATAGGCATGCTGATCCTGCATGGCGACTTCGAAGGCGCAGCGCGCGCCTTCCTGACGAGCACCACCAACGAGAATAACGTAGACGCTGTGGCCGCAAGGAAAAAGTTGGCAGAGGAATGGGATTTCGGAAACGCGCTACAGTATTTTCCCAGCTACCTGAAGTACGAACGCACGGTCATAGAGTATCTGCACAGGTTTCCAGGCAACTATGCGAATGCGCTCAGGCGCCTTCCGCGCTCCATACTGCTGATGTTCGTGCATGCTGTCGAGGCACAGGTGTTCAACTCTGTTCTGGAGGAGCGCATACGCGCAGGGCTTGTCTCGCCGATCAATGGCGACACCGTATGCCCTGCCGACGCGCTGGGCTTCCCTGACTACAGCAAGGCGCATGCCTTCAATGCCAATGAAAGCGGCATGTTCATAGTAGGGTCTGTGGTGGGCTATGACAGCGAAACAAGCGCGGCAGAAGCATCTGAGCTTGAGCGTCTCGGCATAACTAAGGACATGTTCAAAGTCAATGGCATGCCCGAGCTCAATGCAAAGGGCTCGTCAAGGGTGCTTTTCGCGCCATACACCGGCATGGAGCGCAGTTTCGGCGAAAATAAGGCGAGACTGAGGTTCTCGCTGCCTGCGGGCTCCTATGCAACTGCATTGCTCGACGAGCTCATCGATTCAAAGCTCGGGCGGTCGGAAGCCGATGCGTAA
- a CDS encoding AAA family ATPase — translation MFDELKKRLSSAIRGLVKREETEIGTGEGAADAEHTGRAESAGQTAKHDEPAAVARREGEARSADSMVKLSAKTRIKGVFLKSVSLSDSDINNFLDGLKLSLLQADVAYSTTDDLIGTLGGALRSAKFDSRNIQAQIVGNVRASILEVLGRGKPGFDLYVRIKELSKGNSAPAKVLFLGPNGTGKTTTIAKVAHGLKLIGVNVVLSASDTFRAAAIEQTEFHAMKVGVPVVKSRYGADPASVAFDAIAYAKSHGIGAVLIDTAGRQETNRNLISEVEKIVRVAKPDITVYVGESTSGNAIAEQIMEFSKHVAIDGIILTKLDCDAKGGSALSITNVTGIPVLFFGTGESYDALVPYDPNFIVDAILPAAG, via the coding sequence ATGTTTGATGAACTCAAAAAGAGGCTTTCTTCTGCGATACGCGGCCTGGTGAAGCGCGAAGAGACCGAGATCGGCACGGGGGAAGGAGCCGCTGACGCAGAACATACGGGGCGGGCAGAGAGCGCAGGGCAGACCGCCAAGCACGATGAACCGGCCGCTGTAGCAAGGCGTGAGGGCGAGGCCAGGAGCGCCGACAGCATGGTGAAGCTCTCGGCCAAGACAAGGATAAAGGGTGTATTCCTGAAGTCCGTGTCGCTAAGCGACTCGGACATAAACAATTTCTTGGACGGGCTCAAGCTGTCGCTGCTGCAGGCTGACGTTGCGTATTCCACGACGGATGATCTGATTGGCACATTGGGAGGGGCGCTCCGCTCAGCGAAGTTCGATTCACGCAACATACAGGCCCAGATCGTGGGCAATGTAAGAGCCTCGATCCTTGAGGTGCTAGGCAGGGGCAAGCCAGGTTTCGACTTATACGTCCGCATAAAGGAATTGTCGAAAGGGAACAGCGCGCCTGCAAAGGTGCTCTTCCTTGGCCCGAACGGCACAGGCAAGACCACCACGATAGCCAAGGTGGCGCACGGGCTCAAGCTCATTGGCGTGAATGTGGTTCTCTCGGCGAGCGACACGTTCCGCGCAGCAGCGATAGAGCAGACGGAGTTCCATGCGATGAAGGTAGGCGTGCCTGTGGTGAAGAGCAGGTACGGCGCCGATCCGGCGAGCGTTGCCTTCGACGCAATAGCCTATGCAAAGTCCCATGGCATAGGTGCCGTGCTGATAGACACCGCAGGCAGGCAGGAGACAAACAGGAACCTGATAAGCGAGGTGGAGAAGATAGTCAGGGTGGCGAAGCCAGACATAACCGTATACGTGGGAGAGAGCACGTCGGGAAACGCGATAGCAGAGCAGATAATGGAGTTCAGCAAGCACGTCGCTATAGACGGCATAATACTTACTAAGCTCGACTGCGACGCGAAGGGCGGAAGTGCGCTCTCGATAACGAACGTGACCGGCATACCTGTGCTGTTCTTCGGCACCGGCGAGTCGTACGATGCGCTGGTGCCCTACGACCCGAACTTCATAGTCGACGCAATACTGCCTGCTGCTGGCTGA
- a CDS encoding nascent polypeptide-associated complex protein, whose translation MMPNIDPRALKSMMAKMGIKSTEIDARSVVIDCQDRQIVITNPQVTQIEAQGTVSFQVAGEVEERAKEQEHAAAEITDDDVKLVMERTGESDAAKVKEVLEKNNGDLAAAILELSGHD comes from the coding sequence ATGATGCCTAACATAGACCCACGCGCGCTGAAGAGCATGATGGCCAAGATGGGGATAAAATCAACAGAGATAGACGCGAGAAGCGTGGTAATAGACTGCCAGGACAGGCAGATAGTCATAACCAATCCGCAGGTCACGCAGATCGAGGCGCAAGGTACGGTGAGCTTCCAGGTCGCCGGCGAGGTGGAGGAGCGGGCGAAGGAACAAGAGCACGCGGCTGCAGAGATCACGGATGACGACGTCAAGCTCGTAATGGAAAGGACCGGGGAGAGCGATGCCGCGAAAGTGAAGGAAGTGCTCGAGAAGAACAACGGCGACCTCGCGGCAGCCATACTCGAACTAAGCGGTCACGACTGA
- a CDS encoding PRC-barrel domain-containing protein: protein MVKFIIGRQLVGKKVVTNDGYDVGRFVDAEISPVTGKINAFLVEPNLDSSFASKLKVDSGQLKVPYASVQAVNDYIVVDRKNIV, encoded by the coding sequence ATGGTGAAGTTTATAATAGGGCGACAGCTAGTTGGGAAGAAAGTTGTAACGAACGACGGCTACGATGTGGGAAGGTTTGTCGACGCAGAGATAAGCCCCGTTACGGGCAAGATCAACGCGTTTCTCGTTGAGCCCAACCTTGACAGCAGCTTCGCAAGCAAGCTCAAAGTCGACAGCGGGCAGCTCAAGGTGCCTTATGCTTCAGTGCAGGCAGTAAACGACTACATCGTTGTAGATAGGAAGAACATTGTCTGA
- a CDS encoding 50S ribosomal protein L39e, which translates to MSKKSQYKKRRLGKQLKRSRRMPLLATLRTHRRVQYNRYTRDWRRMKLRKKIKLD; encoded by the coding sequence ATGTCAAAGAAGAGCCAGTACAAGAAGCGCAGGCTTGGGAAGCAGCTCAAGCGCTCAAGGCGCATGCCGCTCCTTGCCACGCTGAGGACGCACAGGCGCGTGCAGTACAACCGCTACACCAGGGACTGGCGCAGGATGAAGCTGCGAAAAAAGATAAAGCTGGATTGA
- a CDS encoding glycosyltransferase has product MLRTNRKFFGDGFTLRILTIVLFSALTVAGMAFSVYLFLVASSLYMYLLATAFFSMSAFSSFFNISASVLYYRSYFYLKHLRGIETGLKPMRRKPHVAIAVPVYNENVEVVEATLESMSKLNYPKDKLKMYLLDDSTVPETRAALESYSALHNVTYLHRDDRKGFKAGALNNMLKYSKEEFVAIFDYDEKITNPEFLNELLPYFNDPRMSYVQTEKTRSKGSLFSETVNVFDAFFFKFIEPARALNNTAIFAGSCGLIRTSILNKLHGFPEYVIEDTFFSFESDRNNYKSIYVPKVYAVGGPIKTFTELAKQQWRYNYGDTQFIGYFLKRRNKARSSPISSMDYITHGLGLNYISVVLIFFTIISIFIVFSSVPIAHLTLHQILSTPMVSLDLEFVGSVALLLSILAPIALTKLYFGSIKKGMMLFALNYALAFVRAKAALAALLHSNPLLKWNRDNSTMGSRFAMSLRNTKLELLFASVVLSSSTVAAVMQNLTGSLWLFGYGVMYLLTTAFLYKYG; this is encoded by the coding sequence ATGCTTCGCACGAACCGAAAGTTCTTTGGCGATGGTTTCACGCTTCGCATACTAACGATAGTGCTGTTCTCGGCGCTTACCGTTGCGGGCATGGCCTTCTCGGTATACCTGTTCCTTGTTGCGTCAAGCCTGTACATGTACCTGCTTGCCACTGCTTTTTTCAGCATGTCCGCATTTTCCAGCTTTTTCAACATCTCGGCGTCTGTGCTCTACTACAGATCGTACTTCTACCTGAAGCACCTCCGTGGCATAGAGACCGGCCTGAAGCCGATGCGCCGCAAGCCTCACGTCGCAATAGCGGTTCCCGTCTACAACGAGAATGTCGAGGTGGTGGAAGCTACGCTGGAAAGCATGTCGAAGCTCAATTATCCAAAGGACAAGCTTAAGATGTACCTGCTGGATGATTCAACAGTGCCAGAGACGCGCGCTGCGCTGGAGTCGTACAGTGCGCTCCACAACGTAACTTACCTGCACAGGGACGACCGGAAGGGCTTCAAGGCCGGTGCCCTGAACAACATGCTCAAGTACTCGAAGGAGGAGTTCGTCGCGATCTTCGACTACGACGAGAAGATAACGAATCCGGAATTCCTCAACGAGCTGCTGCCCTATTTCAACGACCCGCGCATGTCATACGTGCAGACAGAGAAGACGCGCTCCAAGGGCAGCCTGTTCTCCGAGACCGTCAACGTGTTCGATGCGTTCTTCTTCAAGTTCATAGAGCCGGCAAGGGCCCTGAACAACACCGCGATATTCGCGGGCTCCTGCGGCCTTATACGCACTTCCATCCTGAATAAGCTCCACGGCTTCCCAGAATACGTGATAGAGGACACATTCTTCAGCTTCGAATCCGACAGGAACAACTACAAGAGCATCTACGTGCCCAAGGTATATGCCGTCGGCGGCCCTATAAAGACGTTCACCGAGCTGGCCAAGCAGCAGTGGAGGTACAACTATGGCGACACGCAGTTCATAGGCTACTTCCTGAAGCGCAGGAACAAGGCCCGCAGCTCGCCTATCTCTAGCATGGACTACATAACCCACGGCCTCGGCCTCAATTACATATCGGTGGTGCTGATATTCTTCACGATAATCTCGATATTCATAGTCTTCTCGTCAGTGCCCATAGCGCACCTTACGCTGCACCAGATACTCTCCACGCCTATGGTCAGCCTTGACCTTGAGTTCGTGGGCAGCGTGGCGCTCCTGCTGTCTATACTTGCACCCATCGCGCTCACCAAGCTGTATTTCGGCTCGATCAAGAAAGGCATGATGCTCTTCGCGCTGAACTACGCGCTTGCATTTGTGAGGGCGAAGGCCGCCCTCGCGGCCCTGCTGCACTCGAATCCATTGTTGAAGTGGAACCGCGATAATTCCACGATGGGGAGCAGGTTCGCCATGTCGCTGCGCAACACCAAGCTTGAGCTCCTCTTCGCCTCGGTAGTGCTGTCGTCCAGCACCGTCGCCGCTGTGATGCAGAACCTTACCGGCAGCCTGTGGCTGTTCGGCTATGGCGTAATGTACCTGCTCACTACGGCGTTCCTGTACAAGTACGGCTGA
- the pfdA gene encoding prefoldin subunit alpha, whose product MAEKAPDGRTTIGEEAAELSYLQQLYQGQYEELGRSVNAAIQELNELNRVKETLDSTESIKDRNMLSQIGSGAYIHCKADSMEKVVVNVGANYFVEKGIDDAKQFITKMTERQTMTINALLKSRDELEGALIDVSIRLERLANRQ is encoded by the coding sequence ATGGCTGAAAAGGCGCCAGATGGGCGCACCACAATCGGCGAGGAAGCTGCGGAGCTAAGCTACCTTCAGCAGCTCTATCAGGGGCAGTATGAGGAGCTCGGCAGATCTGTAAACGCGGCGATCCAGGAACTCAACGAGCTCAACCGTGTGAAGGAGACGCTGGACAGCACTGAAAGCATAAAGGACAGGAACATGCTCTCACAAATAGGCTCTGGCGCATACATACACTGCAAGGCCGACAGCATGGAGAAGGTAGTCGTCAATGTAGGGGCTAACTACTTCGTAGAGAAGGGTATAGACGACGCAAAGCAGTTCATCACTAAAATGACCGAGAGGCAGACTATGACGATAAACGCCCTGCTCAAGAGCAGGGACGAGCTTGAGGGCGCCCTCATCGACGTGTCGATCAGGCTGGAGCGCCTAGCCAACAGGCAATGA
- a CDS encoding MarR family transcriptional regulator, giving the protein MLTYISGRDVRLFALVIIVVGSLLLLAAVVRGATLAIALIKGIPLRSLSEISFSIINMLFDFIIPVAGGGLLIIAGNTFLHAQDAAQERLMARGRAEAASTERARIISRVLGPEERGMLDLLKGKDFILQSDLMALTGYSKVKVHRVLKKLEAKGLIRRSRFGITNRVFAVQER; this is encoded by the coding sequence ATGCTGACATACATAAGCGGGAGAGACGTGCGCCTGTTCGCGCTGGTTATAATAGTGGTGGGTTCGCTCCTGCTCCTCGCAGCAGTGGTTAGGGGCGCAACGCTTGCCATCGCACTAATAAAAGGCATACCGCTGCGCTCGCTCAGCGAAATCAGCTTTTCCATCATCAACATGCTGTTCGATTTCATAATACCTGTAGCAGGAGGAGGCCTGCTAATAATTGCGGGCAACACGTTCCTCCACGCACAGGATGCCGCACAGGAGAGGCTCATGGCGCGCGGACGCGCCGAGGCCGCGAGCACGGAGCGCGCCAGGATAATAAGCAGGGTGCTTGGCCCGGAGGAGCGTGGCATGCTCGACCTTCTGAAGGGCAAGGACTTCATCCTTCAATCCGACCTGATGGCGCTCACCGGTTATTCGAAGGTAAAGGTGCACAGGGTGCTCAAGAAGCTTGAGGCAAAAGGGCTCATCAGGAGGAGCAGGTTCGGCATCACAAACAGGGTTTTCGCCGTGCAGGAGCGGTAG
- the rnhB gene encoding ribonuclease HII, producing MIALVVSKRDAEKRFTAIGVRDSKLLRPKRREELYGQIKKLSLEVKVDCIEPGEINEAMRRRISLNELEAIHFAKLFDQVENEVGAFYLDSPDVIAEKFGVRVNMSSARAARVNGIKADRPNAGRATRIVSEHKADSRYPIVSAASIIAKVTRDREMRKIEHKLGIKIGSGYPSDFSTVDAVREHMNESAFLEHLREYWSTMDNIRQTRITSFVRPH from the coding sequence GTGATAGCGCTTGTAGTCAGTAAAAGGGACGCTGAGAAGCGCTTCACTGCAATAGGCGTGAGAGACTCGAAGCTGCTCAGGCCAAAGCGCCGCGAGGAGCTGTACGGGCAGATAAAGAAGCTGTCGCTTGAGGTTAAGGTCGACTGCATAGAGCCTGGCGAGATAAACGAGGCTATGAGGAGGCGCATCTCGCTCAACGAGCTCGAAGCCATACACTTCGCGAAGCTCTTCGACCAGGTGGAGAACGAGGTCGGCGCCTTCTACCTTGACTCGCCGGACGTCATCGCCGAGAAGTTTGGCGTGAGGGTCAACATGTCCAGCGCAAGGGCCGCCAGGGTCAACGGCATCAAGGCAGACCGGCCAAACGCCGGACGCGCAACAAGGATAGTTTCGGAGCACAAGGCAGATTCCAGGTACCCTATAGTGAGTGCAGCGAGCATAATAGCCAAGGTCACGCGCGACAGGGAGATGCGCAAGATAGAGCACAAGCTTGGAATCAAGATCGGCTCTGGCTACCCCTCTGATTTTTCGACGGTCGATGCGGTGCGCGAGCACATGAACGAAAGCGCGTTCCTTGAGCATCTTAGGGAGTACTGGTCGACGATGGACAACATACGGCAAACCAGGATAACAAGCTTCGTGCGGCCACATTGA
- a CDS encoding 30S ribosomal protein S19e: protein MTTVYDVEAGDLIRVASERLKGSAKKPGYVNFVKSSQSRERPPEDPDFWYKRCASILRQVYVNGPIGISKLRTRYGSRQDHVVHRHHHLRAGSSIIRNAFAELERLKYIKNTGRGRTITPEGRAFLDKISSEIRQGKVQEHKAA from the coding sequence ATGACAACAGTGTATGACGTTGAGGCAGGGGACCTGATACGCGTCGCCTCCGAGAGGCTGAAGGGCTCGGCAAAGAAACCAGGCTATGTGAACTTCGTCAAGTCCTCGCAGAGCCGTGAGAGGCCACCCGAGGATCCAGACTTCTGGTACAAGAGGTGCGCTTCCATACTGAGGCAGGTGTACGTCAACGGCCCTATCGGCATATCGAAGCTCAGGACGCGCTATGGCTCCAGGCAGGACCACGTAGTGCACAGGCACCATCACCTGCGCGCCGGCAGCTCCATCATAAGGAACGCTTTCGCTGAGTTGGAAAGGCTCAAATATATAAAGAACACGGGCAGAGGCAGAACGATAACGCCAGAGGGCAGGGCTTTCCTTGACAAGATAAGCAGCGAGATAAGGCAGGGCAAGGTACAGGAACATAAGGCTGCGTGA
- a CDS encoding DUF424 family protein produces the protein MIYLKLHETNEGRILAMCDESLIDRVLEEGDAYVDIKGYADFYKGSLVGAKEFSELETAGISSANIVGEESVGLAIGRELIKEENVKKIKGVPYAHAYWFGKPGQS, from the coding sequence ATGATATACCTAAAGCTCCACGAGACTAACGAGGGCCGCATACTGGCTATGTGCGACGAATCGCTGATAGACCGCGTGCTCGAAGAGGGCGACGCCTATGTCGACATAAAGGGCTATGCAGATTTCTACAAGGGCTCATTGGTAGGAGCCAAGGAGTTCTCCGAACTTGAAACTGCCGGAATAAGCTCCGCAAACATAGTGGGCGAGGAATCGGTCGGCCTGGCCATAGGCAGGGAGCTGATAAAAGAGGAGAACGTCAAGAAAATAAAAGGCGTGCCTTACGCGCACGCCTACTGGTTCGGCAAGCCAGGTCAGTCGTGA
- a CDS encoding DNA-binding protein gives MAAQDNGDERNSADMKKAMSKLYKQMEQDQQVRSMLRQLLDDGAYERMMNIRVSNNELYTQLARLIVSLAQSNQIAGRITEPQLVSLLGRLTSRPDTKIEFKHK, from the coding sequence ATGGCAGCGCAAGACAATGGCGATGAGAGGAACAGCGCCGACATGAAGAAGGCGATGTCTAAGCTCTACAAGCAGATGGAGCAGGACCAGCAGGTTAGGTCGATGCTGCGCCAGCTGCTCGATGACGGGGCTTACGAGCGCATGATGAACATACGCGTATCCAACAACGAGCTTTACACGCAGCTTGCTAGGCTCATAGTCTCGCTCGCGCAGTCGAACCAGATTGCCGGGCGCATCACGGAGCCGCAGCTCGTGAGCCTGCTTGGCAGGCTTACCAGCAGGCCTGATACGAAGATAGAATTCAAGCATAAGTGA
- a CDS encoding translation initiation factor IF-6, with protein MGTVKYRIRGSDYVGAYAVATERYCFVGIDANGTMESIIAEALKVDVVRVSVGSSGFIGVLAKANSNGMLLSNLAEEREVEALKKAHTGMNISVMRSALNATGNNILANDKIAIVNPDYDADDVRQISDILGVEVVRAEAGGFKTVGANNLLTNSGFAVNNRSTDPEKERMDACTGFGSVRTTANGGSLSIGISALANSKGIIAGAATTGFELARIMEALNLND; from the coding sequence ATGGGAACCGTCAAGTACAGGATAAGGGGGAGCGACTATGTCGGCGCCTACGCAGTAGCTACGGAGCGCTACTGCTTCGTGGGCATCGACGCGAACGGCACGATGGAGAGCATAATCGCAGAGGCGCTTAAGGTTGATGTGGTGCGCGTGTCGGTAGGCAGCTCCGGATTCATAGGCGTGCTGGCCAAAGCCAACTCCAATGGCATGCTATTGTCCAACCTCGCTGAGGAGCGCGAAGTCGAGGCGCTGAAGAAGGCGCATACCGGCATGAACATAAGCGTAATGAGGAGCGCGCTGAACGCCACAGGCAACAACATACTCGCCAACGACAAAATAGCGATAGTAAACCCCGACTACGATGCGGACGACGTCAGGCAGATAAGCGACATCCTGGGAGTCGAGGTGGTCCGCGCAGAGGCGGGCGGCTTCAAGACGGTCGGGGCCAACAACCTCCTCACAAATTCTGGGTTTGCCGTGAACAACAGAAGCACGGATCCGGAAAAGGAGCGTATGGACGCATGCACTGGCTTCGGATCTGTGCGCACGACGGCCAATGGCGGCTCGCTCAGCATAGGGATCAGCGCCCTGGCGAACTCGAAGGGCATCATAGCAGGTGCGGCAACTACGGGCTTCGAACTCGCTAGGATCATGGAGGCGCTGAATTTGAATGATTAA